A single Fundidesulfovibrio terrae DNA region contains:
- a CDS encoding arylsulfatase has translation MHRLMAFALALFLVAPTLGKTALGQVVYGTPGSPSGTMTIQGDQLPAPPQKFGGKIAETAPKSKPYWSPRVVPPKGAPNVLLIMTDDSGFGVPSTFGGVIPTPALDRIASQGLRYTNFHSTALCSPTRAALITGRNHHSVGFGVVAEQATGFPGYDSIIERDKATIGRILKDNGYRTSWFGKDHNTPAFQASQDGPFDQWPIGMGFEYFYGFVGGDANQWEPNLFRNTTQIYPFQGKPGWNLTTAMADDAIDYMNRINALAPDQPFFIYYVPGGTHAPHHPTPEWIDKISKLHLFDKGWNALREQIFENQKKLGVIPANAKLSPWPDDLLKKWDALSDDEKKLFIRQVDVFAAYVAYTDHEIGRVIQAVEDLGKLDNTLIIYINGDNGTSSEGTLSGTPNEVAMFNGVDVPVADQLKYFYEAWGTDKTYNHMAVPWAWAFDTPFPWTKQIASHLGGVRQGMAISWPKVIKDKGGLRHQFHHVIDIVPTILEATRIKQPKMVDGIKQSPIEGVSMAYTFDARNAKAPSTHKTQYFEMMGDRALYHEGWMASTKVMRPPWDVAAVPTDPMTFPWELYNLNTDWTQCTDVAAKYPEKLKQMQALFMQEAKKYQVLPLDTSMVTRAITPRPSITEGRSVFTWTRPLTGTPNGDAPSILNASYNFKAEVDIPQGGAEGMLITQGGRFAGYGFYLLKNKPVFLWNLVDLKRVKWEGPELTPGKHVLEFDFKYDGLGMGTLAFNNFSGIGRGGTGVLKVDGTAVATQQMERTLPFILQWDESLDVGSDTLTGVNDADYQPPFPFTGTINKITLTIDRPKLSPEDKKKLAAAQRNNKASE, from the coding sequence ATGCACCGGCTTATGGCATTCGCTCTGGCTCTTTTCCTCGTTGCTCCAACGCTCGGAAAAACCGCGCTGGGCCAGGTGGTCTACGGCACGCCGGGATCGCCCAGCGGCACCATGACCATCCAGGGGGACCAGCTTCCGGCCCCGCCGCAGAAATTCGGCGGAAAAATTGCTGAAACCGCGCCCAAATCCAAGCCGTATTGGTCGCCGCGCGTCGTCCCCCCCAAGGGCGCGCCCAACGTGCTGCTGATCATGACCGACGACTCGGGCTTCGGCGTGCCCAGCACCTTCGGCGGCGTGATCCCGACGCCCGCCCTGGACCGCATCGCCTCCCAGGGCCTGCGCTACACCAATTTCCACTCCACGGCCCTGTGCTCCCCGACGCGCGCCGCGCTGATCACCGGACGCAACCACCACTCGGTCGGTTTCGGCGTGGTTGCCGAGCAGGCCACCGGCTTTCCCGGCTATGACAGCATCATCGAGCGCGACAAGGCCACCATCGGCCGCATTCTCAAGGACAACGGCTACCGCACATCCTGGTTCGGCAAGGACCACAACACCCCGGCCTTCCAGGCCAGCCAGGACGGCCCCTTCGACCAGTGGCCCATCGGCATGGGCTTCGAGTATTTCTACGGGTTCGTGGGCGGCGACGCCAACCAGTGGGAGCCCAACCTGTTCCGCAACACCACCCAGATCTATCCGTTCCAGGGCAAACCGGGCTGGAACCTGACCACGGCCATGGCCGACGACGCCATCGACTACATGAACCGCATCAACGCCCTGGCCCCGGACCAGCCCTTCTTCATCTACTACGTGCCCGGCGGCACCCACGCCCCGCACCACCCCACCCCGGAATGGATCGACAAGATCAGCAAGCTGCACCTGTTCGACAAGGGCTGGAACGCCCTGCGCGAGCAGATATTCGAGAATCAGAAGAAGCTCGGAGTCATCCCGGCCAATGCCAAGCTGTCGCCCTGGCCGGACGACCTGCTCAAGAAGTGGGACGCCCTCTCCGACGATGAGAAGAAGCTGTTCATCCGCCAGGTGGATGTCTTCGCCGCGTACGTGGCCTACACCGACCACGAAATCGGCCGGGTGATCCAGGCGGTGGAGGATCTGGGCAAGCTCGACAACACCCTGATCATCTACATAAACGGCGACAACGGCACCAGTTCCGAAGGCACACTGAGCGGAACGCCCAACGAAGTGGCCATGTTCAACGGGGTCGATGTCCCGGTCGCGGACCAGCTCAAGTACTTCTACGAGGCCTGGGGCACTGACAAAACCTACAACCATATGGCGGTGCCCTGGGCCTGGGCCTTCGACACGCCCTTCCCCTGGACCAAGCAGATCGCCTCCCACCTTGGCGGCGTCCGGCAAGGCATGGCCATCTCCTGGCCCAAGGTGATCAAGGACAAGGGCGGCCTGCGCCATCAGTTCCACCACGTGATCGATATCGTGCCGACCATCCTCGAAGCGACGCGGATCAAACAGCCCAAGATGGTGGACGGCATCAAGCAAAGCCCCATCGAAGGCGTGAGCATGGCCTACACCTTCGACGCCAGGAACGCCAAGGCCCCCTCGACTCATAAGACACAGTATTTCGAGATGATGGGCGACCGTGCCCTCTATCATGAGGGCTGGATGGCCAGCACCAAGGTCATGCGCCCACCCTGGGACGTGGCCGCTGTCCCGACGGACCCGATGACCTTCCCCTGGGAACTCTACAATCTCAATACCGACTGGACGCAATGTACCGACGTTGCCGCCAAGTATCCCGAGAAGTTGAAGCAGATGCAGGCCTTGTTCATGCAGGAGGCCAAGAAGTACCAGGTGCTGCCGCTGGATACATCGATGGTGACCCGGGCGATCACCCCTAGGCCGAGCATCACCGAAGGACGCAGCGTGTTCACCTGGACGAGGCCGCTGACCGGCACGCCCAACGGTGACGCCCCGTCCATTCTCAACGCCTCCTACAACTTCAAGGCCGAGGTGGACATCCCCCAGGGCGGGGCCGAGGGCATGCTGATCACCCAGGGCGGCCGCTTCGCGGGGTACGGCTTCTATCTGCTCAAGAACAAGCCGGTGTTCCTGTGGAACCTGGTCGATCTCAAGCGCGTGAAGTGGGAAGGCCCGGAACTCACGCCCGGCAAGCACGTGCTCGAATTCGACTTCAAGTATGACGGGCTCGGCATGGGCACTCTGGCCTTCAACAACTTCTCCGGCATCGGGCGCGGCGGCACGGGCGTGCTCAAGGTGGACGGCACTGCCGTGGCCACGCAGCAGATGGAGCGCACGCTGCCGTTCATCCTGCAATGGGACGAGTCTCTGGATGTCGGCTCGGACACCCTGACCGGGGTGAACGACGCGGACTACCAGCCGCCGTTCCCGTTCACCGGCACGATCAACAAGATCACCCTGACCATCGACAGGCCCAAGCTGTCGCCGGAGGACAAAAAGAAACTCGCTGCGGCACAGCGCAACAACAAGGCCAGCGAGTAG